The following proteins come from a genomic window of bacterium:
- a CDS encoding ABC transporter permease, translating into MQRYLVSRAAQSLVLLVLVSMLTFALIHAAPGGPGILLAPEMSGEQIKEAARALGLDQPLGVQYGRWLGNVLRGRLGTSYGQGLPVTRLLADRLPATLELVVTGLALSVGIGVLLGVVSALRRDSLVDHLSTGVAFFGMSVPVFWFGLMLIVLFAVHWRVLPSSGAYTLGAAPSPGDRLAHLVLPAAVLATANLAQIVRYTRSSMLEVLTADFLRTARAKGVAERAVVYHHGLRNALIPIVTVVALSIPRLVGGVAITESVFAWPGMGQLAVDSALQRDYPVIMGITLMVSIVVVVTNFLTDLSYLVLDPRVTIS; encoded by the coding sequence ATGCAGCGCTATCTCGTCTCCCGGGCCGCGCAGTCGCTCGTGCTGCTCGTGCTCGTGAGCATGCTCACCTTCGCGCTGATCCACGCCGCGCCGGGCGGGCCGGGGATCCTGCTGGCCCCCGAGATGTCGGGCGAGCAGATCAAGGAAGCGGCCCGCGCGCTCGGTCTCGATCAGCCCCTCGGCGTTCAGTACGGCCGCTGGCTCGGCAACGTGCTGCGCGGCCGGTTGGGGACGTCCTACGGCCAGGGGCTTCCGGTCACCCGTCTGCTCGCGGACCGCCTGCCCGCGACCCTCGAACTCGTGGTCACGGGCCTCGCGCTGTCGGTGGGCATCGGGGTCCTGCTGGGGGTCGTCTCCGCGCTGCGCCGCGACTCGCTGGTCGACCATCTGTCGACCGGCGTGGCGTTCTTCGGCATGTCCGTGCCGGTGTTCTGGTTCGGGCTCATGCTGATCGTGCTCTTCGCGGTGCACTGGCGCGTCCTGCCGTCGTCCGGCGCATACACGCTGGGCGCGGCGCCGTCCCCCGGCGACCGGCTGGCGCATCTCGTCCTGCCGGCCGCGGTCCTGGCCACCGCCAACCTGGCGCAGATCGTGCGCTACACCCGGTCGAGCATGCTCGAGGTGCTCACGGCGGATTTCCTCCGGACCGCGCGCGCGAAGGGGGTCGCGGAGCGCGCCGTCGTCTACCATCACGGCCTCCGCAACGCGCTGATTCCGATCGTCACGGTCGTCGCGCTGTCCATCCCCCGCCTCGTCGGCGGGGTCGCGATCACGGAGAGCGTGTTCGCCTGGCCGGGCATGGGCCAGCTGGCGGTCGACTCGGCGCTGCAGCGCGATTACCCCGTGATCATGGGCATCACGCTGATGGTCTCGATCGTCGTGGTGGTCACGAACTTTCTCACGGACCTCAGCTACCTCGTTCTCGACCCGCGCGTCACGATCTCGTAG
- a CDS encoding ABC transporter substrate-binding protein gives MTRRRFLTGASGLAVAGTTLGAGPAARLIGPAGAAAEEPRRGGAFKIPVTANVVPWPPIGLIQNLMVNKSLFNGLVRYSPVDWSPQPDLAERWETSKDGLTWTFHLKDGVRWHDGRPFTADDVKWTLQMYADPKVNSILRGNLEPVTGIEVVNPTTIKLATKQPYSSLVELLCYLTFMLPRHLLAGQDFNRAKFPEAFIRNPVGTGPFKFGEHVTGDHFTVVANDRYHEGRPYLDSVIFKIVRDLNSTIVQVKTGELDVAFPTVAQLPALANAPNLYLIERGLMDFRFFGYNYNDPRFGKWFHDRAVRQAFAHAINSKGIIQQVTHGKADRSNGPIPPALKGWYPHGAPVFDYDPDRARKMLGEAGFKAGPDGVLVKDGQRFAFPFFTDQGQPEREQTALIVQQNLRDVGVDARLETLEFNNYMTRERVEHNFVAVAFYYVTPATPDQHSYWQTGGSTNEWGYSNADVDRLFQQGLSTFDADKRRAIYDRLYKMIAEEQPVNFIYHPREIQALSKRVRGWARTDYRDALLYLNRVWIAPS, from the coding sequence GTGACACGACGCCGGTTCCTCACCGGGGCGTCGGGGCTGGCGGTCGCCGGAACGACGCTCGGCGCCGGGCCGGCCGCCCGGCTGATCGGTCCTGCCGGCGCGGCGGCTGAAGAACCGCGGCGCGGCGGCGCGTTCAAGATCCCTGTCACGGCCAACGTGGTGCCGTGGCCGCCGATCGGCCTGATCCAGAACCTCATGGTCAACAAGTCGCTCTTCAACGGCCTGGTCCGGTACAGCCCGGTCGACTGGAGCCCGCAGCCCGATCTCGCCGAGCGCTGGGAGACGTCGAAGGACGGGCTGACCTGGACCTTCCACTTGAAAGACGGCGTGCGGTGGCACGACGGCCGGCCGTTCACCGCCGACGACGTCAAGTGGACGCTCCAGATGTACGCGGACCCGAAGGTCAACAGCATCCTGCGCGGGAACCTCGAGCCGGTCACCGGCATCGAGGTCGTGAACCCGACGACGATCAAGCTCGCCACGAAGCAGCCCTACTCGTCTCTCGTCGAGCTCCTCTGCTACCTCACGTTCATGCTGCCCCGGCATCTCCTCGCCGGGCAGGACTTCAACCGGGCCAAGTTTCCCGAGGCGTTCATCCGGAATCCGGTCGGCACGGGCCCGTTCAAATTCGGCGAGCACGTCACCGGCGACCACTTCACCGTCGTCGCGAACGACCGCTATCACGAGGGCCGTCCGTACCTCGACTCGGTGATCTTCAAGATCGTCCGGGACCTCAACTCCACGATCGTGCAGGTCAAGACCGGCGAGCTGGACGTCGCGTTCCCGACCGTGGCGCAGTTGCCGGCGCTCGCGAACGCGCCGAACCTGTACCTGATCGAGCGCGGGCTGATGGACTTCCGCTTCTTCGGTTACAACTACAACGACCCGCGCTTCGGAAAGTGGTTCCACGACCGGGCGGTGCGCCAGGCGTTCGCGCACGCGATCAACAGCAAAGGCATCATCCAGCAGGTTACGCACGGCAAGGCCGACCGCAGCAACGGCCCGATCCCGCCGGCGCTGAAGGGCTGGTATCCGCACGGCGCGCCCGTCTTCGACTACGATCCCGACCGCGCGCGCAAGATGCTCGGGGAGGCCGGGTTCAAAGCCGGGCCGGACGGGGTGCTGGTCAAGGACGGCCAGCGGTTCGCGTTCCCGTTCTTCACGGATCAGGGCCAGCCGGAGCGCGAGCAGACGGCGCTGATCGTCCAGCAGAACCTGCGCGACGTCGGCGTCGACGCACGCCTCGAGACGCTGGAGTTCAACAACTACATGACGCGCGAGCGCGTCGAGCACAACTTCGTGGCCGTCGCGTTCTACTACGTCACGCCGGCGACGCCGGACCAGCACTCGTACTGGCAGACCGGCGGCTCGACCAACGAGTGGGGCTACTCCAATGCCGACGTCGACCGGCTGTTCCAGCAGGGCCTGTCGACGTTCGACGCGGACAAGCGCCGTGCGATCTACGACCGCCTGTACAAGATGATCGCGGAAGAGCAGCCGGTGAACTTCATCTATCACCCGCGGGAGATCCAGGCGCTCAGCAAGCGGGTCCGCGGGTGGGCGCGCACCGACTACCGCGACGCGCTCCTCTATCTGAACCGCGTGTGGATCGCGCCGTCGTAG
- a CDS encoding ABC transporter substrate-binding protein — protein sequence MKRCGIVVLALALTAALAAPLTAPRPAGAALELKFYYPVGVSGPLAKVMDGMVSDFNGIHPGIHVTPIFSGGYYETMTKTQTAVMAGAPPDVAVLLSTDLFTLLDLNAIIPLDAFIGQSGGDQFRSDFFGAFWLNSRTATTTYSIPFQRSTIVLYYNQDAFQRAGLDPTKPPKNWTELEQDAQKLTLHDAGGAVTQWGVGIPTSGFTYWLFQGFAAEAGQARIATPDGTQTYFDTPQTARALQFWLHLADLRVEPRGILTWETLPTEFVAGRYAMIYHSTGSLTYIRSNASFKFGTAFMPADKQYGTPTGGGNFYIFRGIPAERQRAAWEFVQWMTAPQQAARWSEASGYVAVRKSAFNIRLYKDYTDKFPQALTARDQLQYAQAELSTHNGGEIQNMYSNDLQAALTGRKTPQAALRDAQQQADRLLSQYRKR from the coding sequence ATGAAGCGCTGTGGCATTGTCGTGCTTGCGTTGGCCCTGACCGCCGCCCTCGCCGCCCCGTTGACCGCGCCGCGACCCGCGGGCGCCGCGCTCGAACTGAAGTTCTACTACCCGGTCGGCGTATCGGGACCCCTCGCCAAAGTGATGGACGGGATGGTTTCCGACTTCAACGGGATCCATCCCGGCATCCACGTGACGCCGATCTTTTCCGGCGGATACTACGAGACCATGACGAAGACCCAGACCGCGGTGATGGCCGGCGCTCCGCCCGACGTGGCGGTGCTGCTCTCCACGGATCTGTTCACGCTCCTCGACCTCAACGCGATCATCCCGCTCGACGCGTTCATCGGGCAGTCGGGCGGCGATCAGTTCCGAAGCGACTTCTTCGGCGCGTTCTGGCTGAACTCGCGGACCGCGACCACCACCTATTCGATTCCGTTTCAGCGCAGCACGATCGTCCTCTACTATAACCAGGACGCTTTCCAGCGGGCCGGGCTCGATCCCACGAAGCCCCCGAAGAACTGGACCGAGCTGGAGCAAGATGCCCAGAAGCTGACGCTGCACGACGCCGGCGGCGCGGTGACGCAGTGGGGCGTCGGGATCCCGACATCCGGCTTCACCTACTGGCTCTTTCAGGGGTTTGCGGCCGAAGCCGGTCAGGCCCGCATCGCGACTCCGGACGGCACCCAAACGTACTTCGACACGCCGCAGACGGCCCGCGCGCTGCAGTTCTGGCTGCACCTCGCGGATCTCCGGGTCGAACCCCGCGGCATTCTGACGTGGGAGACGCTGCCGACGGAGTTCGTCGCCGGCCGGTACGCGATGATCTACCATTCCACGGGCAGTTTGACGTACATCCGAAGCAACGCCTCGTTCAAGTTCGGGACGGCGTTCATGCCGGCGGACAAGCAGTACGGCACGCCGACGGGCGGCGGCAACTTCTACATTTTCCGAGGCATCCCCGCGGAGCGCCAGCGGGCGGCGTGGGAGTTCGTCCAGTGGATGACCGCTCCCCAGCAGGCGGCGCGCTGGAGCGAAGCCTCCGGGTACGTCGCGGTGCGGAAGTCGGCGTTCAATATCAGGCTGTACAAAGACTACACCGACAAGTTTCCGCAAGCGCTGACCGCCCGGGACCAACTGCAGTACGCGCAGGCCGAGCTGTCCACGCACAACGGCGGCGAGATCCAGAACATGTACTCCAACGACCTGCAGGCCGCGCTGACCGGGCG